In Pseudophryne corroboree isolate aPseCor3 chromosome 7, aPseCor3.hap2, whole genome shotgun sequence, a single window of DNA contains:
- the LOC134944269 gene encoding olfactory receptor 1G1-like produces the protein MGNQTDCEEFHFVLFSAKSDYSALTASVFFLLYTFGVFINSIIITVIYIDYQLHSPMYLFLCNLALVDICYTTTTVPNLLYMLLSGDNTVSFIQCFTQMYFYVLVASTEDLLIFIMAYDRYVAICDPLHYHYILKMKHCLLFATGNWISGGLNSFVFTILVSHMSFCHSRTIHQFFCDPKALINISCDGGEKFYIVICMEALVFGVFPVMFSLISYIKIIRVILQIKSKDGRKKAFSTCSSHLTIVIIYYATGMSAFMMPPSETSHFLEQVFTTQYTVVTPMINPIIYSLRNKEVKRALLRILGLKQNT, from the coding sequence ATGGGGAACCAGACTGATTGTGAAGAATTCCACTTTGTGCTGTTTTCTGCTAAATCAGATTATTCTGCGTTAACTGCCAGCGTGTTTTTCCTCCTCTACACATTTGGAGTGTTCATCAATTCTATTATAATTACAGTTATATATATAGATTACCAGTTACACTCCCCCATGTAcctatttctctgtaacctggccttagtagatatctgttatacaaccactactgtccctaacctgctgtacatgttactatctggagataatacagtgtccttcatacagtgcttcacccagatgtacttttatGTATTAGTTGCTTCCACAGAGGATCTTCTCATATttattatggcatatgaccgatatgttgctatatgtgatcctttacactatcactATATCTTAAAAATGAAACACTGTCTCTTATTTGCAACTGGTAACTGGATATCAGGAGGTTTAAACTCCTTTGTGTTTACAATTCTAGTgtcacacatgtccttctgtcattctcgcaccatacaccagtttttctgtgatccTAAAGCTCTGATTAACATCTCCTGTGATGGCGGTGAAAAGTTTTATATTGTAATCTGTATGGAAGCTTTGGTATTTGGAGTCTTCCCAGTTATGTTTAGTTTGATATCGTATATAAAAATTATCAGGgtcatcttgcagataaaatctaaggatggaagaaagaaagccttctccacctgctcatcccacctcaccatTGTCATTATTTACTATGCAACAGGTATGTCAGCatttatgatgccaccatcagaaaCCTCTCATTTCCTAGAACAGGTGTTTACAACACAGTACACAGTTGTTACACCCATGATAAACCCTATAatctacagtctacggaataaagaGGTAAAAAGGGCTCTGCTGAGAATACTAGGGCTAAAACAAAATACTTAA